In one window of Pieris brassicae chromosome 10, ilPieBrab1.1, whole genome shotgun sequence DNA:
- the LOC123715545 gene encoding fibroin heavy chain-like isoform X30: MIPTFVLFVVSILHAHAAPQDPGYQWPVPDDDVEYDVTTTKTLDRFGHPIYTVNMVPIEYGGVTQGYSTANSQSKGSSYGGDQAETYHNRNVGYDAYSQNNGQANSAATSGHSYLANYGPGSSYVKSSNSRANSQSASSNSQNSFTGYNGAPVPQNYYNQYYNPPPYVPPTSYPPSAAPAYPPFAYQGYPPHFYPGNTPRTPPFYPGYKNPNYPLHPIPNNPIPIVPLSQPVQPTPGQLPIIQSIPIAKTLSPLTPVSPISQLIAPNVQIPINTAQAISYTSNASGNTYATSSAPKSGSGTGTGSSTGGTTTGYGSGSSSGGTSSGYGSGFGSGSSSGGTSSGYGSGFGSGSSSGGTSSGYGSGFGSGSSTGETSSGYGSGFGSGSSTGGTSTGSGSGSGFGTSTGGTSIGSGSGSGSASTGGASIGSGSGSGSASTGGASTGTGTGSSNGGTSTGYGSGYGSGSSSGGTSSGYGSGFGSGSSSGGTSSGYGSGFGSGSSTGGTSTGYGSGLGSGTSTGGTSTGSGSGSGSASTGGASIGSGSGSGSASTGGASTGTGTGSSNGGTSTGSGSGTGTGSSNGGTSTGSGSGFGSGSSTGGTSTGYGTGVGSGTSTGGTGTGYGSGYGSGSSSGGTSTGYGSGLGSGTSTGGTSTGYGSGSGSASTGGSSTGTGTGSSTGGTSTGSGSGFGSGTSTGGTSTGSGSGSGTASSGGASTGTGTGSSTGGTSTGSGSGFGSGSSTGGTNSGYGSGFGSGSSTGGTSTGSGSGSGSASTGGASNGTGTGSSNGGTSTGSGSGFGSGSSTGGTNSGYGSGFGSGSSSGGTSSGYGSGFGSGSSTGGTSTGYGSGLGSGTSTGGTSTGSGSGSGTASSGGASTGTGTGSSTGGTSTGSGSGFGSGSSTGGTNSGYGSGLGSGTSTGGTSTGSGSGSGTASSGGASTGTGTGSSTGGTSTGSGSGFGSGTSTGGTSTGYGSGFGSGTSTGGTSTGSGSGSGTASSGGASTGTGTGSSTGGTSTGSGSGFGSGSSTGGTNSGYGSGFGSGSSTGGTSTGSGSGSGSASTGGASIGSGSGSGSASTGGASNGTGTGSSNGGTSTGSGSGFGSGSSTGGTNSGYGSGFGFGSSSGGTSSGYGSGFGSGSSTGGTSTGYGSGLGSGTSTGGTSTGSGSGVGSGTSTGGTGTGYGSGLGSGTSTGGTSTGSGSGSGSASTGGASIGSGSGSGSASTGGASNGTGTGSSNGGTSTGSGSGFGSGSSTGGTNSGYGSGFGSGSSSGGTSTGYGFGLGSGTSTGGTSTGSGSGSGTASSGGASTGTGTGSSTGGTSTGYGSGLGSGTSTGGTSTGSGSGSGTASSGGASTGTGTGSSTGGTSTGYGSGFGSGSSTGGTSSGYGSGFGSGSSTGGTSTGSGSGSGSASSGGASTGIGTGSSTGGTSTGSGSGSGTASSGGASTGTGTGSSTGGTSTGSGSGSGSASTGGASTGTGTGSSTGGTSTGYGSGSGSASTGGASTGTGTGSSTGGTSTGYGSGSGSASTGGSSTGTGTGSSTGGTSTGSGSGSGSASTGGTSTGSSSGSGSGSSTGGNNGGWSSGSASGSDTGSITGYGVGVTVIEPVIPGIVPYPQSKGKLCICFSNYLQMPAVIRNQFRFY, translated from the exons ATGATTCCTACTTTCGTGCTCTTCGTTGTAAgc ataTTGCATGCTCATGCTGCTCCTcaag acCCTGGCTATCAATGGCCTGTACCAG ATGACGATGTAGAATACGACGTGACCACCACAAAGACGTTGGATCGATTTGGTCATCCAATTTATACCGTCAACATGGTACCGATTG AATACGGTGGTGTAACACAAGGTTACTCAACGGCAAACTCTCAATCGAAGGGGTCGTCATATGGTGGTGACCAAGCTGAGACTTACCATAATCGTAATGTAGGTTACGACGCATACTCTCAAAACAATGGACAGGCCAATAGTGCTGCAACAAGTGGACACAGCTATTTGGCTAATTATGGACCAGGAAGCAGCTATGTGAAATCCTCTAATTCAAGAGCGAATTCACAGAGCGCTTCTAGCAATTCTCAAAATAGTTTTACTGGTTATAATG GTGCACCAGTTCCtcagaattattataatcaatattataatccACCACCGTACGTACCTCCAACTTCATACCCTCCGTCAGCAGCACCAGCTTACCCACCATTTGCATACCAAGGGTACCCACCCCACTTCTACCCCGGGAATACACCTAGAACTCCACCGTTTTACCCTGGCTACAAAAATCCCAACTACCCCCTGCATCCGATTCCTAACAATCCCATCCCAATTGTCCCCTTATCTCAACCAGTACAACCTACTCCAGGTCAATTACCTATAATACAAAGTATTCCGATAGCAAAGACACTTTCTCCTTTGACTCCAGTTAGTCCTATTTCTCAGCTCATTGCACCAAATGTTCAAATACCAATAAATACAGCTCAGGCAATATCCTACACCAGCAATGCGTCTGGAAACACTTATGCCACAAGCTCTGCACCTAAAAGTGGATCTGGCACTGGCACAGGAAGTAGCACTGGAGGAACTACCACTGGCTATGGTTCTGGAAGTAGCAGTGGAGGAACTAGCTCTGGCTATGGTTCCGGCTTTGGCTCTGGAAGTAGCAGTGGAGGAACTAGCTCTGGCTATGGTTCCGGCTTTGGTTCTGGAAGTAGCAGTGGAGGAACTAGCTCTGGCTATGGTTCCGGCTTTGGCTCTGGAAGTAGCACTGGAGAAACTAGCTCTGGCTATGGTTCCGGCTTTGGCTCTGGAAGTAGCACGGGAGGAACTAGCACTGGCTCTGGTTCCGGCTCAGGTTTTGGAACTAGCACTGGAGGAACTAGCATTGGCTCTGGTTCCGGCTCAGGTTCTGCAAGCACTGGAGGAGCTAGCATTGGCTCTGGTTCCGGCTCAGGTTCTGCAAGCACTGGAGGAGCTAGCACTGGCACTGGCACAGGAAGTAGCAATGGAGGAACTAGCACTGGCTATGGTTCCGGCTATGGTTCTGGAAGTAGCAGTGGAGGAACTAGCTCTGGCTATGGTTCCGGCTTTGGCTCTGGAAGTAGCAGTGGAGGAACTAGCTCTGGCTATGGTTCCGGCTTTGGCTCTGGAAGTAGCACTGGAGGAACTAGCACTGGCTATGGTTCCGGCTTAGGTTCTGGAACTAGCACTGGAGGAACTAGCACTGGCTCTG GTTCCGGCTCAGGTTCTGCAAGCACTGGAGGAGCTAGCATTGGCTCTGGTTCCGGCTCAGGTTCTGCAAGCACTGGAGGAGCTAGCACTGGCACTGGCACAGGAAGTAGCAATGGAGGAACTAGCACTGGCTCTGGTTCCGGCACTGGCACAGGAAGTAGCAATGGAGGAACTAGCACTGGCTCTGGTTCCGGCTTTGGCTCTGGAAGTAGCACTGGAGGAACTAGCACTGGCTATGGTACCGGCGTAGGTTCTGGAACTAGCACTGGAGGAACTGGCACTGGCTATGGTTCCGGCTATGGTTCTGGAAGTAGCAGTGGAGGAACTAGCACTGGCTATGGTTCCGGCTTAGGTTCTGGAACTAGCACTGGAGGAACTAGCACTGGCTATGGTTCCGGCTCAGGTTCTGCAAGCACTGGAGGATCTAGCACTGGCACTGGCACAGGAAGTAGCACTGGAGGAACTAGCACTGGCTCTGGTTCCGGCTTTGGCTCTGGAACTAGCACTGGAGGAACTAGCACTGGCTCTGGTTCTGGCTCAGGTACTGCAAGCTCTGGAGGAGCTAGCACTGGCACTGGCACAGGAAGTAGCACTGGAGGAACTAGCACTGGCTCTGGTTCCGGCTTTGGCTCTGGAAGTAGCACTGGAGGAACTAACTCTGGCTATGGTTCCGGCTTTGGCTCTGGAAGTAGCACTGGAGGAACTAGCACTGGCTCTGGTTCCGGCTCAGGTTCTGCAAGCACTGGAGGAGCTAGCAATGGCACTGGCACAGGAAGTAGCAATGGAGGAACTAGCACTGGCTCTGGTTCCGGCTTTGGCTCTGGAAGTAGCACTGGAGGAACTAACTCTGGCTATGGTTCCGGCTTTGGCTCTGGAAGTAGCAGTGGAGGAACTAGCTCTGGCTATGGTTCCGGCTTTGGCTCTGGAAGTAGCACTGGAGGAACTAGCACTGGCTATGGTTCCGGCTTAGGTTCTGGAACTAGCACTGGAGGAACTAGCACTGGCTCTGGTTCTGGCTCAGGTACTGCAAGCTCTGGAGGAGCTAGCACTGGCACTGGCACAGGAAGTAGCACTGGAGGAACTAGCACTGGCTCTGGTTCCGGCTTTGGCTCTGGAAGTAGCACTGGAGGAACTAACTCTGGCTATGGTTCCGGCTTAGGTTCTGGAACTAGCACTGGAGGAACTAGCACTGGCTCTGGTTCCGGCTCAGGTACTGCAAGCTCTGGAGGAGCTAGCACTGGCACTGGCACAGGAAGTAGCACTGGAGGAACTAGCACTGGCTCTGGTTCCGGCTTTGGCTCTGGAACTAGCACTGGAGGAACTAGCACTGGCTATGGTTCCGGCTTTGGCTCTGGAACTAGCACTGGAGGAACTAGCACTGGCTCTGGTTCTGGCTCAGGTACTGCAAGCTCTGGAGGAGCTAGCACTGGCACTGGCACAGGAAGTAGCACTGGAGGAACTAGCACTGGCTCTGGTTCCGGCTTTGGCTCTGGAAGTAGCACTGGAGGAACTAACTCTGGCTATGGTTCCGGCTTTGGCTCTGGAAGTAGCACTGGAGGAACTAGCACTGGCTCTGGTTCCGGCTCAGGTTCTGCAAGCACTGGAGGAGCTAGCATTGGCTCTGGTTCCGGCTCAGGTTCTGCAAGCACTGGAGGAGCTAGCAATGGCACTGGCACAGGAAGTAGCAATGGAGGAACTAGCACTGGCTCTGGTTCCGGCTTTGGCTCTGGAAGTAGCACTGGAGGAACTAACTCTGGCTATGGTTCCGGCTTTGGTTTTGGAAGTAGCAGTGGAGGAACTAGCTCTGGCTATGGTTCCGGCTTTGGCTCTGGAAGTAGCACTGGAGGAACTAGCACTGGCTATGGTTCCGGCTTAGGTTCTGGAACTAGCACTGGAGGAACTAGCACTGGCTCTGGTTCCGGCGTAGGTTCTGGAACTAGCACTGGAGGAACTGGCACTGGCTATGGTTCCGGCTTAGGTTCTGGAACTAGCACTGGAGGAACTAGCACTGGCTCTGGTTCCGGCTCAGGTTCTGCAAGCACTGGAGGAGCTAGCATTGGCTCTGGTTCCGGCTCAGGTTCTGCAAGCACTGGAGGAGCTAGCAATGGCACTGGCACAGGAAGTAGCAATGGAGGAACTAGCACTGGCTCTGGTTCCGGCTTTGGCTCTGGAAGTAGCACTGGAGGAACTAACTCTGGCTATGGTTCCGGCTTTGGCTCTGGAAGTAGCAGTGGAGGAACTAGCACTGGCTATGGTTTCGGCTTAGGTTCTGGAACTAGCACTGGAGGAACTAGCACTGGCTCTGGTTCTGGCTCAGGTACTGCAAGCTCTGGAGGAGCTAGCACTGGCACTGGCACAGGAAGTAGCACTGGAGGAACTAGCACTGGCTATGGTTCCGGCTTAGGTTCTGGAACTAGCACTGGAGGAACTAGCACTGGCTCTGGTTCTGGCTCAGGTACTGCAAGCTCTGGAGGAGCTAGCACTGGCACTGGCACAGGAAGTAGCACTGGAGGAACTAGCACTGGCTATGGTTCCGGCTTTGGCTCTGGAAGTAGCACTGGAGGAACTAGCTCTGGCTATGGTTCCGGCTTTGGCTCTGGAAGTAGCACTGGAGGAACTAGCACTGGCTCTGGTTCCGGCTCAGGTTCTGCAAGCTCTGGAGGAGCTAGCACTGGCATTGGCACAGGAAGTAGCACTGGAGGAACTAGCACTGGCTCTGGTTCTGGCTCAGGTACTGCAAGCTCTGGAGGAGCTAGCACTGGCACTGGCACAGGAAGTAGCACTGGAGGAACTAGCACTGGCTCTG GTTCCGGCTCAGGTTCTGCAAGCACTGGAGGAGCTAGCACTGGCACTGGCACAGGAAGTAGCACTGGAGGAACTAGCACTGGCTATGGTTCCGGCTCAGGTTCTGCAAGCACTGGAGGAGCTAGCACTGGCACTGGCACAGGAAGTAGCACTGGAGGAACTAGCACTGGCTATGGTTCCGGCTCAGGTTCTGCAAGCACTGGAGGATCTAGCACTGGCACTGGCACAGGAAGTAGCACTGGAGGAACTAGCACTGGCTCTGGTTCCGGCTCAGGTTCTGCAAGCACTGGAGGAACTAGCACTGGCTCTAGTTCCGGCTCTGGCTCGGGAAGTAGCACTGGAGGAAACAATGGTGGATGGAGTTCAGGCTCTGCTTCAGGATCAGACACCGGCTCTATCACTGGGTACGGTGTTGGTGTAACAG TTATCGAACCAGTTATCCCCGGAATCGTACCTTACCCGCAATCAAAAGGCAAACTGTGCATTTGCTTCAGTAACTACTTACAGATGCCAGCAGTCATTCGCAATCAATTTAGGTTTTACTAA
- the LOC123715545 gene encoding fibroin heavy chain-like isoform X39 has product MIPTFVLFVVSILHAHAAPQDPGYQWPVPDDDVEYDVTTTKTLDRFGHPIYTVNMVPIEYGGVTQGYSTANSQSKGSSYGGDQAETYHNRNVGYDAYSQNNGQANSAATSGHSYLANYGPGSSYVKSSNSRANSQSASSNSQNSFTGYNGAPVPQNYYNQYYNPPPYVPPTSYPPSAAPAYPPFAYQGYPPHFYPGNTPRTPPFYPGYKNPNYPLHPIPNNPIPIVPLSQPVQPTPGQLPIIQSIPIAKTLSPLTPVSPISQLIAPNVQIPINTAQAISYTSNASGNTYATSSAPKSGSGTGTGSSTGGTTTGYGSGSSSGGTSSGYGSGFGSGSSSGGTSSGYGSGFGSGSSSGGTSSGYGSGFGSGSSTGETSSGYGSGFGSGSSTGGTSTGSGSGSGFGTSTGGTSIGSGSGSGSASTGGASIGSGSGSGSASTGGASTGTGTGSSNGGTSTGYGSGYGSGSSSGGTSSGYGSGFGSGSSSGGTSSGYGSGFGSGSSTGGTSTGYGSGLGSGTSTGGTSTGSGSGSGTASSGGASTGTGTGSSTGGTSTGYGSGFGSGSSTGGTSTGYGSGSGTASSGGASTGIGTGSSTGGTSTGSGSGSGTASSGGASTGTGSGSSTGGTSSGYGSGFGSGSSTGGTSTGYGSGVGSGTSTGGTSSGYGSGFGSGSSTGGTSTGSGSGSGFGTSTGGTSIGSGSGSGSASTGGASTGTGTGSSTGGTSIGSGSGYGSGSSSGGTSIGSGSGYGSGSSSGGTSSGYGSGFGSGSSTGGTSTGSGSGSGSASSGGASTGIGTGSSTGGTSTGSGSGSGTASSGGASTGTGTGSSTGGTSTGSGSGFGSGSSTGGTSTGYGSGLGSGTSTGGTSTGSGSGSGTASSGGASTGTGTGSSTGGTSIGSGSGYGSGSSSGGTSSGYGSGFGSGSSTGGTSTGYGSGSGTASSGGASTGIGTGSSTGGTSTGSGSGSGSGTSTGGTSTGSGSGSGTASSGGASTGTGTGSSTGGTSTGSGTSTGSGSGSGSASTGGASIGSGSGSGSASTGGASTGTGTGSSNGGTSTGSGSGTGTGSSNGGTSTGSGSGFGSGSSTGGTSTGYGTGVGSGTSTGGTGTGYGSGYGSGSSSGGTSTGYGSGLGSGTSTGGTSTGYGSGSGSASTGGSSTGTGTGSSTGGTSTGSGSGFGSGTSTGGTSTGSGSGSGTASSGGASTGTGTGSSTGGTSTGYGSGSGSASTGGASTGTGTGSSTGGTSTGYGSGSGSASTGGASTGTGTGSSTGGTSTGYGSGSGSASTGGSSTGTGTGSSTGGTSTGSGSGSGSASTGGTSTGSSSGSGSGSSTGGNNGGWSSGSASGSDTGSITGYGVGVTVIEPVIPGIVPYPQSKGKLCICFSNYLQMPAVIRNQFRFY; this is encoded by the exons ATGATTCCTACTTTCGTGCTCTTCGTTGTAAgc ataTTGCATGCTCATGCTGCTCCTcaag acCCTGGCTATCAATGGCCTGTACCAG ATGACGATGTAGAATACGACGTGACCACCACAAAGACGTTGGATCGATTTGGTCATCCAATTTATACCGTCAACATGGTACCGATTG AATACGGTGGTGTAACACAAGGTTACTCAACGGCAAACTCTCAATCGAAGGGGTCGTCATATGGTGGTGACCAAGCTGAGACTTACCATAATCGTAATGTAGGTTACGACGCATACTCTCAAAACAATGGACAGGCCAATAGTGCTGCAACAAGTGGACACAGCTATTTGGCTAATTATGGACCAGGAAGCAGCTATGTGAAATCCTCTAATTCAAGAGCGAATTCACAGAGCGCTTCTAGCAATTCTCAAAATAGTTTTACTGGTTATAATG GTGCACCAGTTCCtcagaattattataatcaatattataatccACCACCGTACGTACCTCCAACTTCATACCCTCCGTCAGCAGCACCAGCTTACCCACCATTTGCATACCAAGGGTACCCACCCCACTTCTACCCCGGGAATACACCTAGAACTCCACCGTTTTACCCTGGCTACAAAAATCCCAACTACCCCCTGCATCCGATTCCTAACAATCCCATCCCAATTGTCCCCTTATCTCAACCAGTACAACCTACTCCAGGTCAATTACCTATAATACAAAGTATTCCGATAGCAAAGACACTTTCTCCTTTGACTCCAGTTAGTCCTATTTCTCAGCTCATTGCACCAAATGTTCAAATACCAATAAATACAGCTCAGGCAATATCCTACACCAGCAATGCGTCTGGAAACACTTATGCCACAAGCTCTGCACCTAAAAGTGGATCTGGCACTGGCACAGGAAGTAGCACTGGAGGAACTACCACTGGCTATGGTTCTGGAAGTAGCAGTGGAGGAACTAGCTCTGGCTATGGTTCCGGCTTTGGCTCTGGAAGTAGCAGTGGAGGAACTAGCTCTGGCTATGGTTCCGGCTTTGGTTCTGGAAGTAGCAGTGGAGGAACTAGCTCTGGCTATGGTTCCGGCTTTGGCTCTGGAAGTAGCACTGGAGAAACTAGCTCTGGCTATGGTTCCGGCTTTGGCTCTGGAAGTAGCACGGGAGGAACTAGCACTGGCTCTGGTTCCGGCTCAGGTTTTGGAACTAGCACTGGAGGAACTAGCATTGGCTCTGGTTCCGGCTCAGGTTCTGCAAGCACTGGAGGAGCTAGCATTGGCTCTGGTTCCGGCTCAGGTTCTGCAAGCACTGGAGGAGCTAGCACTGGCACTGGCACAGGAAGTAGCAATGGAGGAACTAGCACTGGCTATGGTTCCGGCTATGGTTCTGGAAGTAGCAGTGGAGGAACTAGCTCTGGCTATGGTTCCGGCTTTGGCTCTGGAAGTAGCAGTGGAGGAACTAGCTCTGGCTATGGTTCCGGCTTTGGCTCTGGAAGTAGCACTGGAGGAACTAGCACTGGCTATGGTTCCGGCTTAGGTTCTGGAACTAGCACTGGAGGAACTAGCACTGGCTCTGGTTCTGGCTCAGGTACTGCAAGCTCTGGAGGAGCTAGCACTGGCACTGGCACAGGAAGTAGCACTGGAGGAACTAGCACTGGCTATG GTTCCGGCTTTGGCTCTGGAAGTAGCACTGGAGGAACTAGCACTGGCTATGGTTCCGGCTCCGGTACTGCAAGCTCTGGAGGAGCTAGCACTGGCATTGGCACAGGAAGTAGCACTGGAGGAACTAGCACTGGCTCTGGTTCTGGCTCAGGTACTGCAAGCTCTGGAGGAGCTAGCACTGGCACTGGCTCTGGAAGTAGCACTGGAGGAACTAGCTCTGGCTATGGTTCCGGCTTTGGCTCTGGAAGTAGCACTGGAGGAACTAGCACTGGCTATGGTTCCGGCGTAGGTTCTGGAACTAGCACTGGAGGAACTAGCTCTGGCTATGGTTCCGGCTTTGGCTCTGGAAGTAGCACGGGAGGAACTAGCACTGGCTCTGGTTCCGGCTCAGGTTTTGGAACTAGCACTGGAGGAACTAGCATTGGCTCTGGTTCCGGCTCAGGTTCTGCAAGCACTGGAG GAGCTAGCACTGGCACTGGCACAGGAAGTAGCACTGGAGGAACTAGCATTGGCTCTGGTTCCGGCTATGGTTCTGGAAGTAGCAGTGGAGGAACTAGCATTGGCTCTGGTTCCGGCTATGGTTCTGGAAGTAGCAGTGGAGGAACTAGCTCTGGCTATGGTTCCGGCTTTGGCTCTGGAAGTAGCACTGGAGGAACTAGCACTGGCTCTGGTTCCGGCTCAGGTTCTGCAAGCTCTGGAGGAGCTAGCACTGGCATTGGCACAGGAAGTAGCACTGGAGGAACTAGCACTGGCTCTGGTTCTGGCTCAGGTACTGCAAGCTCTGGAGGAGCTAGCACTGGCACTGGCACAGGAAGTAGCACTGGAGGAACTAGCACTGGCTCTGGTTCCGGCTTTGGCTCTGGAAGTAGCACTGGAGGAACTAGCACTGGCTATGGTTCCGGCTTAGGTTCTGGAACTAGCACTGGAGGAACTAGCACTGGCTCTGGTTCTGGCTCAGGTACTGCAAGCTCTGGAGGAGCTAGCACTGGCACTGGCACAGGAAGTAGCACTGGAGGAACTAGCATTGGCTCTGGTTCCGGCTATGGTTCTGGAAGTAGCAGTGGAGGAACTAGCTCTGGCTATGGTTCCGGCTTTGGCTCTGGAAGTAGCACTGGAGGAACTAGCACTGGCTATGGTTCCGGCTCCGGTACTGCAAGCTCTGGAGGAGCTAGCACTGGCATTGGCACAGGAAGTAGCACTGGAGGAACTAGCACTGGCTCTGGTTCCGGCTCAG GTTCTGGAACTAGCACTGGAGGAACTAGCACTGGCTCTGGTTCTGGCTCAGGTACTGCAAGCTCTGGAGGAGCTAGCACTGGCACTGGCACAGGAA GTAGCACTGGAGGAACTAGCACTGGCTCTG GAACTAGCACTGGCTCTGGTTCCGGCTCAGGTTCTGCAAGCACTGGAGGAGCTAGCATTGGCTCTGGTTCCGGCTCAGGTTCTGCAAGCACTGGAGGAGCTAGCACTGGCACTGGCACAGGAAGTAGCAATGGAGGAACTAGCACTGGCTCTGGTTCCGGCACTGGCACAGGAAGTAGCAATGGAGGAACTAGCACTGGCTCTGGTTCCGGCTTTGGCTCTGGAAGTAGCACTGGAGGAACTAGCACTGGCTATGGTACCGGCGTAGGTTCTGGAACTAGCACTGGAGGAACTGGCACTGGCTATGGTTCCGGCTATGGTTCTGGAAGTAGCAGTGGAGGAACTAGCACTGGCTATGGTTCCGGCTTAGGTTCTGGAACTAGCACTGGAGGAACTAGCACTGGCTATGGTTCCGGCTCAGGTTCTGCAAGCACTGGAGGATCTAGCACTGGCACTGGCACAGGAAGTAGCACTGGAGGAACTAGCACTGGCTCTGGTTCCGGCTTTGGCTCTGGAACTAGCACTGGAGGAACTAGCACTGGCTCTGGTTCTGGCTCAGGTACTGCAAGCTCTGGAGGAGCTAGCACTGGCACTGGCACAGGAAGTAGCACTGGAG GAACTAGCACTGGCTATGGTTCCGGCTCAGGTTCTGCAAGCACTGGAGGAGCTAGCACTGGCACTGGCACAGGAAGTAGCACTGGAGGAACTAGCACTGGCTATGGTTCCGGCTCAGGTTCTGCAAGCACTGGAGGAGCTAGCACTGGCACTGGCACAGGAAGTAGCACTGGAGGAACTAGCACTGGCTATGGTTCCGGCTCAGGTTCTGCAAGCACTGGAGGATCTAGCACTGGCACTGGCACAGGAAGTAGCACTGGAGGAACTAGCACTGGCTCTGGTTCCGGCTCAGGTTCTGCAAGCACTGGAGGAACTAGCACTGGCTCTAGTTCCGGCTCTGGCTCGGGAAGTAGCACTGGAGGAAACAATGGTGGATGGAGTTCAGGCTCTGCTTCAGGATCAGACACCGGCTCTATCACTGGGTACGGTGTTGGTGTAACAG TTATCGAACCAGTTATCCCCGGAATCGTACCTTACCCGCAATCAAAAGGCAAACTGTGCATTTGCTTCAGTAACTACTTACAGATGCCAGCAGTCATTCGCAATCAATTTAGGTTTTACTAA